The Haloarcula sp. CBA1127 genomic interval GTCGACCTCCAGTCAGCCTACGTCGGCGACTTCAACGATCCCTCCGGCGGGCAGGAGGCGGCCCTCTCGATGTACGAATCCGGCGCAGACATTGTCTACCACGCGGCCGGTAACACCGGGACTGGCGTATTCCGGGCGGCTCAGGAGGCTGGACGCTTCGCAGTCGGCGTCGACCGTGACCAGTCGGTCACGAAAGAGAACTTCAGCGACGTCATCCTCGCGAGCATGGTCAAGCGCGTCGACAACGCGGTGTACACGTCGGTCGAATCGGTCGTCAACGGTAACTTCGATGGCGGCGCTGTGAACACCCTCGGCCTCGAACAGAACGGCGTTGAAGCGGTGTACGGTCAGCAGCTCGGTTCGGAGATCCCACAGGACATCAAAGACGAGGTGTCCGAGGTCCGCCAGAGCATCATCGACGGCGACATCAGCGTGCCGACTGATCCCGACAACGCCTGAGACGGATTGCTGGATCGATTTACCGGCACATTCCGGATTTGCGGTCGGAACGATCCGAAAATAATATACAACAATCCGACTGAGTCACCGCGGCCACACACGCAGTTGCCGCATATTTTTGGCAGACATGTGGAACCGTGAAGTTAAAACAACGGGAAGGTAACGGCTCAGAGTATGGAACAGGCCGTCCACCTCGATGGTATTACAAAGCGGTTTCCGGGGGTAGTCGCGAATGACGATGTCGATCTGGCGGTCGAGAAGGGGACGGTTCACGCACTGCTCGGCGAGAACGGTGCGGGAAAAACCACCCTGATGAACGTCCTCTACGGGCTCTACCAGCCCACCGAGGGGACGGTCAACGTGCACGGCGAGACACAGCAGTTCGATTCGCCGCGCGACGCCATCGACGAAGGTGTCGGCATGATCCACCAGCACTTCATGCTGGTCGATCCGATGACCGTCACCGAGAACATCACGCTTGGGAACGAGCCCCGCAAGTGGCTTGGACTCACGGTTGACAGCGAACAGTCCCGAAAACAGGTCCGTGAACTGTCCGAGCGGTACGGGTTCGACGTGGACCCCGACGCCAGAATCGAAGATGTCGGTGTCGGTGTCCAGCAGCGCGTCGAAATCCTCAAAGCGCTCTACCGCGGCGCGGATGTCCTGATTCTGGACGAACCGACGGCAGTACTCACGCCACAGGAAGTCGAGGACCTCTTTCGCGTGCTCGAAGAGCTGACCGACCAGGGCAAGACGATTATCTTCATCACGCACAAGCTCGGCGAGGCGATGGAGGCTGCTGACGAAATCACTGTCCTGCGCGAGGGCAAAAACGTCGGGACGGTGCCAGCCGACGACATCACTCGGGAAGAACTGGCCGAGATGATGGTCGGTCGGGAGGTCCTGCTGGATCTCGACCGGGACCCCGCCGAGCCAGGTCGGTCTATCCTTGAGGTTTCGGACCTCGTCGTGGAGGACGACCGGGGCGTCCGCGCGGTCGACGGTATCTCGCTTGAGGTCCGGGCCGGTGAGGTGCTCGGTATCGCCGGCGTCGATGGAAACGGCCAGTCGGAACTGGTCGAGGCGATTACCGGGCTTCAGATGCCCGACGAGGGAACGATCATGTACGACGACGTTGACCGGACCACCGACAGCCGCCGGGAGCGAATCGAGTCCGGGCTGGCCTACATCCCGGAAGACCGACAGGAGCGTGGACTGGTGATGGACTTTAATCTCGTCGAGAACGGCCTGCTGGGGAGCCAGCACGCGGCCGAATACACCTCGAAGGGGCGTATCGACTGGAACCACACGCGCGACCACGCGGAGGAGATTATCGAAGAGTACGACGTTCGGCCACCGGATGCCAACGCCCACGCGAAGTCCCTCTCCGGCGGGAACCAGCAGAAGTTCGTCGTCGGTCGGGAGTTCGCCCGGGACCCGCGTCTCGTCGTTGCCTCTCACCCCACTCGCGGTGTGGACGTGGGGTCGATGGAGTTCATCCACGACCAGATCAACGCGCTTCGAGAAGCGGGCCGAGCCGTGTTGCTCATTTCCTCGAACCTTGATGAGGTCCAGTCGCTTTCGGACCGCCTCGCTGTCGTCTACGAGGGCGATATCGTCGACATCGTCGACCCCGAGCGCGTGACCGAGGAACAGCTTGGGCTGTTGATGGCCGGGCAGCAACCTGACGCCGTCCCGACCATCGCGGCGAACGGGGAGGGCGATCAATGAGCGATAGCGGCCCGTCGCGGAACGGCGACGACCCGCCGACATCGGACTCAAACGACCGGTGGTCACAGTACCGGCAGCGACTCATCAGGCTGGGCCAGACCTCAGTCGGCGAGCGGATTCTCATCGCCGTCTCGGCGCTGTTGCTCTCTCTCGTCGTTGGGACGGTTATCGTCACTGCCGCG includes:
- a CDS encoding ABC transporter ATP-binding protein; protein product: MEQAVHLDGITKRFPGVVANDDVDLAVEKGTVHALLGENGAGKTTLMNVLYGLYQPTEGTVNVHGETQQFDSPRDAIDEGVGMIHQHFMLVDPMTVTENITLGNEPRKWLGLTVDSEQSRKQVRELSERYGFDVDPDARIEDVGVGVQQRVEILKALYRGADVLILDEPTAVLTPQEVEDLFRVLEELTDQGKTIIFITHKLGEAMEAADEITVLREGKNVGTVPADDITREELAEMMVGREVLLDLDRDPAEPGRSILEVSDLVVEDDRGVRAVDGISLEVRAGEVLGIAGVDGNGQSELVEAITGLQMPDEGTIMYDDVDRTTDSRRERIESGLAYIPEDRQERGLVMDFNLVENGLLGSQHAAEYTSKGRIDWNHTRDHAEEIIEEYDVRPPDANAHAKSLSGGNQQKFVVGREFARDPRLVVASHPTRGVDVGSMEFIHDQINALREAGRAVLLISSNLDEVQSLSDRLAVVYEGDIVDIVDPERVTEEQLGLLMAGQQPDAVPTIAANGEGDQ